In the Haliaeetus albicilla chromosome 7, bHalAlb1.1, whole genome shotgun sequence genome, one interval contains:
- the GIP gene encoding gastric inhibitory polypeptide — MMSFKVLSLLLASLGFVLMEENVSGLSIRTPSARPVQRRYSEATLASDYSRTMDNMLKKNFVEWLLARREKKSDNIIEPYKREAEPQVSAANGQRLDLGTQEAKDFFTWLLKAKKKQSFTSLESSEGLKDVLNPEFLAWLMLTDLCRPTTM, encoded by the exons ATGATGTCTTTCAAAGTTCTCTCTCTGCTCCTCGCTTCTCTGGGCTTTGTTTTGATGGAAGAAAACGTCTCAGG CCTAAGTATAAGGACTCCCAGTGCCAGACCAGTGCAAAGACGCTACTCTGAGGCCACCCTGGCAAGCGATTACAGCCGCACGATGGATAACATGCTGAAGAAGAACTTTGTGGAATGGTTGCTAGCCAGGCGGGAGAAGAAAAGCGA CAACATCATTGAGCCATACAAGAGGGAAGCTGAGCCCCAAGTATCGGCTGCGAATGGCCAAAGATTGGACCTGGGCACCCAGGAAGCCAAAGACTTCTTCACCTGGCTTctaaaagccaagaaaaagcagag TTTTACTTCTCTGGAAAGTTCAGAAGGTTTGAAGGATGTTTTGAACCCGGAGTTTCTGGCATGGCTGATGTTGACTGATCTCTGCAGACCAAC